The proteins below come from a single Asanoa ferruginea genomic window:
- a CDS encoding ABC transporter substrate-binding protein — protein sequence MNNHINRRSLLLGAAAVAATPALAACGSDDDGGGATDSGSGQGEVTFGSNEVGSTFAKQRQAAVTDFQGKNAGITVKLNEIDHNTFQENINNYLQGSPDDVFSWFAGYRMRFFAKRGLVGDISDVWPLDGVADSFKTASTGDDGKQYFVPQSYYPWAIFYRKSVWQERGYTPPTTINELATLADKMKGDGLVPVAFADKDGWPAMGTFDILNMRINGYQFHIDLMAGKGSWESAEVKKVFDAWAQILPYHQPDSLGRTWQEAAQSLQQKKAGMYLLGTFLIDQFPQAEREDVDLFTFPAVDPAIGADAIDAPIDGFCMSAKPKNKAGAKKLLAYLASPDAATAASKLGEPFISSNTKADTSSYTAIQKKSAELVGSAKNIAQFLDRDTRPDFASTVIIPAFQEFIRKPGDAASILKSIESQKKTIFID from the coding sequence ATGAACAACCACATCAACCGGCGGTCTCTGCTGCTCGGCGCGGCCGCCGTCGCCGCCACCCCCGCACTCGCTGCCTGTGGCAGTGACGACGACGGCGGTGGTGCGACCGACAGCGGCTCTGGTCAGGGCGAGGTGACGTTCGGCTCCAACGAGGTGGGCTCGACCTTCGCGAAGCAGCGCCAGGCCGCCGTGACCGACTTCCAGGGCAAGAACGCCGGCATCACGGTCAAGCTCAACGAGATCGACCACAACACGTTCCAGGAGAACATCAACAACTACCTACAGGGCAGCCCCGACGACGTGTTCTCCTGGTTCGCCGGCTACCGGATGCGGTTCTTCGCCAAGCGCGGGCTGGTCGGCGACATCAGCGACGTCTGGCCGCTCGACGGCGTCGCCGACTCGTTCAAGACCGCGAGCACCGGCGACGACGGCAAGCAGTATTTCGTGCCGCAGTCCTACTACCCGTGGGCGATCTTCTACCGCAAGAGCGTCTGGCAGGAGCGCGGCTATACCCCGCCCACCACGATCAACGAGTTGGCCACGCTCGCCGACAAGATGAAGGGCGACGGCCTGGTGCCGGTCGCGTTCGCCGACAAGGACGGCTGGCCCGCGATGGGCACGTTCGACATCCTCAACATGCGGATCAACGGCTACCAGTTCCACATCGACCTGATGGCCGGCAAGGGCTCGTGGGAGAGCGCCGAGGTGAAGAAGGTCTTCGACGCCTGGGCGCAGATCCTGCCCTACCACCAGCCCGACTCGCTGGGCCGCACCTGGCAGGAGGCGGCACAGTCGCTCCAGCAGAAGAAGGCCGGCATGTATCTGCTCGGCACCTTCCTGATCGACCAGTTCCCGCAGGCCGAACGCGAAGACGTCGACCTGTTCACCTTCCCGGCGGTCGACCCCGCCATCGGCGCCGACGCGATCGACGCACCCATCGACGGCTTCTGCATGAGCGCCAAGCCGAAGAACAAGGCCGGTGCCAAGAAACTGCTCGCCTACCTGGCCAGCCCCGACGCGGCGACCGCGGCCAGCAAGCTCGGCGAGCCGTTCATCTCGTCGAACACCAAGGCCGACACCAGTTCCTACACGGCGATCCAGAAGAAGTCGGCCGAGTTGGTCGGCAGCGCGAAGAACATCGCACAGTTCCTCGACCGCGACACCCGGCCCGACTTCGCGTCGACGGTCATCATCCCGGCGTTCCAGGAGTTCATCCGCAAGCCGGGCGACGCCGCGAGCATCCTGAAGAGCATCGAGAGCCAGAAGAAGACCATCTTCATCGACTGA
- a CDS encoding NPCBM/NEW2 domain-containing protein: MRKPLSFLAAVILGAAALAVPSPAAASTPVVPITAPPMGWNSWNKFGCNIDENLIKQTADAIVANGLDALGYRYVNIDDCWMASTRDAQGRLQPHPTRFPGGIRALADYVHARGLKLGIYESAGTATCQGLPGSLDHEVVDANTFALWQIDLLKYDNCNNQGRPDAQRYQAMGDALKASGRAIVYSICNWGGAEPWVFGPRVGGSLWRTTGDISDNWGSVLSLLDQQNGLEPFARNNGFNDPDMLEVGNGGMTATEYTAHFSLWALLNAPLLLGNDLRSMSAQTLGIIRNAEVVAVNQDWGGSQGRKLRDFGETEVWAKPMSDGGVAVVLFNRTTASATISTSAAEVGLGGSTGYSLRNLWTGATSTSTGAISATVAAHGVAMFRVNRSGTLAAAPAAGTHQVGDLAWLASSNGWGPAERNRANGEQAAADGGTLTINGTSYAKGVGAHADSAVHVYLGRACPLFTASVGIDDEVSNAAASARFQVYGDGRLLAYSGIKRAADGPTRLSVSTGGYSTLELRVTDGRGDNTYDHADWGAAALTCTAPGTGSTPAFSGSNGWGPAERDQSNGEQAVGDGLVPTVGGVSYVRAIGAHAPADLTVALGGTCERFTATAGIDGEVTSATARVVFSVLADGTQIYTSAPVTVASGPVSIDLDVTGRSALRLVVGDGGNGVDYDHADWADARLLC; the protein is encoded by the coding sequence ATGCGAAAGCCGCTGTCTTTCCTGGCCGCCGTGATCCTCGGCGCCGCCGCCCTCGCCGTCCCGTCCCCCGCCGCCGCATCCACCCCGGTCGTGCCGATCACCGCGCCGCCGATGGGCTGGAACAGTTGGAACAAGTTCGGCTGCAACATCGACGAAAACCTGATCAAGCAGACCGCCGACGCGATCGTCGCCAACGGCCTCGACGCCCTCGGCTACCGCTACGTCAACATCGACGACTGCTGGATGGCGTCGACCCGCGACGCGCAGGGCCGGCTCCAGCCGCACCCGACCCGGTTCCCGGGCGGCATCCGGGCGCTCGCCGACTACGTCCACGCCCGCGGCCTCAAGCTGGGCATCTACGAGTCGGCCGGCACCGCGACCTGCCAGGGGCTGCCGGGCAGCCTCGACCACGAGGTGGTCGACGCCAACACGTTCGCACTCTGGCAGATCGATCTGCTGAAATATGACAACTGCAACAACCAGGGCCGGCCCGATGCGCAGCGTTACCAGGCCATGGGCGACGCGCTCAAGGCCAGCGGCCGGGCGATCGTCTACAGCATCTGCAACTGGGGCGGTGCCGAGCCGTGGGTCTTCGGGCCCCGGGTGGGTGGCAGCCTCTGGCGCACCACCGGCGACATCTCCGACAACTGGGGCAGCGTCCTGTCGCTGCTCGACCAGCAGAACGGGCTCGAGCCGTTTGCCCGCAACAACGGCTTCAACGACCCCGACATGCTCGAGGTCGGCAACGGCGGGATGACCGCCACCGAATACACCGCGCACTTCAGCCTGTGGGCGCTGCTCAACGCGCCGCTGCTGCTCGGCAACGACCTGCGCTCGATGTCGGCGCAGACGCTCGGCATCATCCGCAACGCCGAGGTCGTCGCCGTCAACCAGGACTGGGGCGGCTCACAGGGCCGCAAGCTGCGCGACTTCGGCGAGACCGAGGTGTGGGCCAAGCCGATGAGCGACGGCGGCGTCGCGGTCGTGCTGTTCAACCGCACGACCGCCAGCGCCACGATCAGCACCTCGGCGGCAGAGGTCGGTCTCGGTGGCTCGACCGGCTATTCGTTGCGCAACCTGTGGACCGGCGCGACCTCGACCTCGACCGGCGCGATCAGCGCGACCGTGGCTGCGCACGGCGTCGCGATGTTCCGGGTCAACCGGTCCGGCACCCTGGCCGCCGCACCCGCGGCCGGCACACACCAGGTCGGCGACCTGGCCTGGCTGGCGTCCAGCAACGGTTGGGGCCCGGCCGAGCGCAACCGGGCCAACGGCGAGCAGGCCGCGGCCGACGGCGGCACACTGACCATCAACGGCACCAGCTACGCGAAGGGCGTCGGCGCGCACGCCGACAGCGCCGTGCACGTCTACCTGGGTCGCGCCTGCCCGCTGTTCACCGCCTCCGTCGGCATCGACGACGAAGTGAGCAACGCGGCGGCCTCGGCCCGCTTCCAGGTGTACGGCGACGGAAGGCTGCTCGCCTACAGCGGCATCAAGCGGGCGGCCGACGGCCCGACCCGGCTGAGCGTGTCGACCGGCGGCTATTCCACTTTGGAGCTTCGGGTCACCGACGGCCGTGGCGACAACACCTACGACCACGCCGACTGGGGCGCCGCCGCGCTGACCTGCACGGCGCCGGGCACCGGTTCGACGCCCGCGTTCTCCGGCAGCAACGGCTGGGGTCCGGCCGAACGCGACCAGTCCAACGGCGAGCAGGCCGTCGGCGACGGCCTGGTGCCCACGGTCGGCGGCGTCAGCTACGTCCGCGCGATCGGCGCGCACGCACCGGCCGACCTCACAGTCGCCCTCGGCGGCACCTGCGAGCGGTTCACCGCCACCGCCGGCATCGACGGCGAGGTCACCTCGGCCACCGCCCGGGTGGTCTTCTCGGTGCTGGCCGACGGCACGCAGATCTACACCAGCGCGCCCGTCACCGTGGCGTCCGGCCCGGTGTCGATCGACCTCGACGTGACCGGCCGGAGCGCGCTGCGTCTGGTGGTCGGCGACGGCGGCAACGGCGTCGACTACGACCACGCCGACTGGGCCGACGCCCGGCTCCTCTGCTGA
- a CDS encoding carbohydrate ABC transporter permease, whose amino-acid sequence MPARRRLTLRDRIVVTLMIGVPLIFVILLVWLPALSSVALSFSRWEGFGGIGSIDWIGFENYKNIATIYPPFWPAIWHNLIWVGFLFLIPTPLGMFLAVLLDKEIRGSRLYQTAFYLPVILSLALTGFIWQLIYSRDQGLLNALLGTQIDWYGDPNVNLWSVLVATAWKHTGYIMLIYLAGLKAVDPGLREAARVDGASEPRTFFSIVFPVLRPINLIVLVITIIESLRAFDIVWIVNKGRNGLEVIAALVAQNIIGEASRIGFGSALATIMLLISSVYVVVHLRATTRGDDR is encoded by the coding sequence ATGCCCGCCCGAAGACGGCTGACGCTGCGTGACCGGATAGTGGTCACGCTCATGATCGGCGTACCATTGATCTTCGTCATCCTGTTGGTCTGGTTGCCCGCCCTTTCCTCGGTCGCGCTGTCGTTCTCGCGGTGGGAGGGGTTCGGCGGGATCGGCTCGATCGACTGGATCGGCTTCGAGAACTACAAGAACATCGCCACGATCTACCCGCCGTTCTGGCCGGCGATCTGGCACAACCTGATCTGGGTGGGCTTCCTGTTCCTGATTCCCACGCCGCTCGGGATGTTTCTCGCGGTGCTGCTCGACAAGGAGATCCGCGGCAGCCGGCTCTACCAGACCGCGTTCTACCTGCCGGTCATCCTCTCGCTGGCGCTGACCGGCTTCATCTGGCAGCTCATCTACTCGCGCGACCAGGGCCTGCTCAACGCGTTGCTGGGCACCCAGATCGACTGGTACGGCGATCCCAACGTCAACCTCTGGTCGGTGCTGGTCGCCACGGCGTGGAAGCACACCGGCTACATCATGCTGATCTACCTGGCCGGGCTGAAAGCGGTCGACCCGGGGTTGCGGGAAGCCGCGCGGGTCGACGGCGCGAGCGAGCCGCGCACCTTCTTCTCGATCGTCTTCCCGGTGCTCCGGCCGATCAACCTGATCGTCCTGGTCATCACGATCATCGAGTCGCTGCGCGCGTTCGACATCGTGTGGATCGTCAACAAGGGCCGCAACGGCCTCGAGGTGATCGCGGCGCTGGTCGCGCAGAACATCATCGGCGAAGCGAGCCGGATCGGCTTCGGCTCCGCACTGGCGACCATCATGCTGCTGATCTCGTCGGTCTACGTCGTCGTCCATTTGCGCGCGACCACGAGGGGAGATGACCGATGA
- a CDS encoding carbohydrate ABC transporter permease — translation MKPLRWPRVVLHVFLTVMAVGWLVPLLWGLFNSLRDYDYTGTHGYFSFGGFTFQNYVDAWQRAEFGEKFLNSLYITVPAVVLTLFLSSCAAFVLARFSFKLNLTLLGVFVAANLLPPQALLIPIYRAFREVDLLNSYTGLVLINTAFQLGFCTLVLSNYMKTIPHELYESAEVDGAGVSRQFFTLTLPLVRPALAALTTLQVTWIYNEFFWATVLLSDGDKFPITSSLNNLRGEFFTDYNLLSAGSIIVALPTLLVFFILQRQFVSGLTLGSTKG, via the coding sequence ATGAAACCGTTGCGTTGGCCCCGCGTCGTCCTGCACGTGTTCCTCACCGTGATGGCGGTCGGCTGGCTCGTGCCGTTGTTGTGGGGCCTGTTCAACTCCCTGCGCGACTACGACTACACCGGCACGCACGGCTATTTCTCGTTCGGTGGCTTCACCTTTCAGAACTACGTCGACGCCTGGCAGCGCGCCGAGTTCGGCGAGAAGTTCCTCAACTCGCTCTACATCACCGTTCCGGCCGTCGTGCTGACGTTGTTCCTGTCGTCGTGCGCGGCGTTCGTCCTGGCGAGGTTCAGCTTCAAGCTCAACCTCACGCTGCTCGGCGTCTTCGTCGCGGCCAACCTGCTGCCGCCGCAGGCGTTGCTCATCCCGATCTACCGGGCGTTCCGCGAGGTGGACCTGCTCAACAGCTACACCGGCCTGGTGCTCATCAACACCGCGTTCCAGCTCGGCTTCTGCACGCTGGTGTTGAGCAACTACATGAAGACCATCCCCCATGAGTTGTACGAGTCAGCCGAGGTCGACGGCGCCGGTGTCAGCCGGCAGTTCTTCACGCTGACCCTGCCGCTGGTGCGGCCGGCGCTGGCCGCGCTCACAACGTTGCAGGTGACCTGGATCTACAACGAGTTCTTCTGGGCCACCGTGCTGCTCTCCGACGGCGACAAGTTCCCCATCACCAGTTCGCTCAACAACCTGCGCGGCGAGTTCTTCACGGATTACAACCTGCTGTCGGCCGGCTCGATCATCGTCGCGCTGCCGACGCTGCTGGTCTTCTTCATCCTGCAACGGCAGTTCGTGTCAGGGCTGACATTGGGTTCCACCAAGGGCTAA
- a CDS encoding purple acid phosphatase family protein produces MSPWISGHRRAVLAAVGAAALFAGGVAFGPAAFGDAAPTKFPAAEQYKPTPVPDRVILIPTDQPATSQRVSWRAEASAEWAQAQILEAPKALGDVAPAAGAVSTVKASSNTPVTTSLGYASTYHAVEFTGLKPATRYTYRVGDGTNWSEWIDFTTAAEGLQPFSFIYYGDAQNYIDSAVPRVFRQAFADRPAAKVIVNAGDLIDSANSEEQWGQWYAAGGFIDGQVNNLSVTGNHEYSGVSLSSFWAPQFPYPDNGPAAWGNEPALDSTAYYVDYQGVRFIGLNTNVQSIPQYMDAQTEWLEGLLKDNPNKWTVVTFHHPVYSTAEGRNNPIVRAQWGPLFEKYGVDLVLQGHDHTYGRGSTVASRQSALVHNSTVYAVSVSGGKMYDIDGSVWTDNGADIMAKTEDSQLYQMIDVKADSLTYESRFANGQHFDGVVVRKNDAGERTVNEWRTPATTTGEHVAVNTTSPKAGSKLAVTAYGYDPNESVEIYLRKTNTADGKPGILVATKKADELGRLDYTFTLPASASGGTTHTVYLESRTQQISSPVITVKK; encoded by the coding sequence TTGAGTCCTTGGATTTCGGGACATCGCCGGGCCGTGCTGGCGGCCGTCGGTGCCGCGGCGCTGTTCGCCGGTGGTGTCGCGTTCGGCCCCGCCGCGTTCGGTGACGCCGCGCCGACGAAGTTCCCGGCCGCGGAGCAATACAAGCCGACTCCCGTCCCGGACCGCGTCATCCTGATCCCGACCGACCAGCCCGCCACCAGCCAGCGCGTCTCGTGGCGTGCCGAGGCGTCCGCCGAGTGGGCGCAGGCGCAGATCCTCGAGGCACCGAAGGCCCTCGGCGACGTCGCACCGGCCGCCGGCGCGGTGTCAACCGTCAAGGCCAGCTCCAACACCCCGGTGACCACCTCGCTGGGGTACGCCTCGACCTACCACGCCGTCGAGTTCACCGGCCTGAAGCCGGCGACCCGTTACACCTATCGGGTCGGCGACGGCACCAACTGGAGCGAGTGGATCGACTTCACCACCGCCGCCGAGGGGCTCCAGCCGTTCTCGTTCATCTACTACGGCGACGCGCAGAACTACATCGACAGCGCCGTCCCGCGGGTGTTCCGCCAGGCGTTCGCCGACCGCCCGGCGGCCAAGGTGATCGTCAACGCCGGTGACCTCATCGACTCCGCCAACAGCGAAGAGCAGTGGGGCCAGTGGTACGCGGCCGGCGGCTTCATCGACGGCCAGGTCAACAACCTCTCGGTGACCGGCAACCACGAGTACAGCGGCGTCAGCCTGTCGTCGTTCTGGGCGCCGCAGTTCCCCTACCCGGACAACGGCCCGGCCGCGTGGGGCAACGAGCCGGCGCTCGACTCGACCGCCTACTACGTCGACTACCAGGGTGTGCGGTTCATCGGGCTGAACACCAACGTGCAGAGCATCCCGCAATACATGGACGCGCAGACCGAGTGGCTCGAGGGCCTGCTCAAGGACAACCCCAACAAGTGGACCGTGGTCACCTTCCACCACCCCGTCTACTCGACCGCCGAGGGCCGCAACAACCCGATCGTCCGGGCGCAGTGGGGTCCGCTGTTCGAGAAGTACGGCGTGGACCTGGTGCTACAGGGCCACGACCACACCTACGGTCGCGGCAGCACGGTCGCGTCGCGGCAGTCCGCGCTGGTGCACAACAGCACCGTGTACGCGGTCTCCGTCTCCGGCGGCAAGATGTATGACATCGACGGTTCGGTGTGGACCGACAACGGTGCCGACATCATGGCGAAGACCGAAGACTCGCAGCTCTACCAGATGATCGACGTCAAGGCCGACTCGCTGACCTACGAGTCGCGCTTCGCCAACGGGCAGCACTTCGACGGTGTCGTGGTGCGCAAGAACGACGCCGGCGAGCGCACCGTCAACGAGTGGCGCACGCCGGCCACCACGACCGGTGAGCACGTCGCCGTCAACACCACCTCGCCGAAGGCGGGCAGCAAGCTGGCCGTCACCGCGTACGGGTATGACCCGAACGAGTCGGTCGAGATCTACCTGCGCAAGACCAACACGGCCGACGGCAAGCCCGGCATCCTCGTCGCCACCAAGAAGGCCGACGAGCTGGGCCGGCTGGACTACACGTTCACGCTCCCGGCGAGCGCGAGCGGCGGCACCACGCACACCGTCTACCTGGAGAGCCGCACCCAGCAGATCTCCAGCCCGGTGATCACCGTCAAGAAGTAG
- a CDS encoding S8 family serine peptidase, translating to MRRLAWALAVLLGVSIGGLPAGVALAAPAYPKPLPAQWWFDAWQVRELLWPRTQGEGVIVAVLDTGVQANLPDLRGVVLPGADVTGHGTDGRVDVDTEPDAVAGHGTAMASLIASQGAATGFVGVAPKARILPVTTHGGGAIGAFSKGIRWAVDHGAQVINISQAANSECVPEVQEAVGYAIEHDVIVVAGAGNVGDEENYASMPADCAGVVAVGAVGVAGDKFAPWSKTERQPYVAVGAAGVNTPGLLRDGVVHTGAGGTSSASALTSGVLALARSAYPDMPAREVVRRLIGSCLDVAPDGRDDQTGYGMIRPNRVLTGNVPDGGPNPVFAAYDSWKAEQAASASAAPAPVAEPARKSEERIILIVVVGVVALAGLLVLAVFAVVLRLRLRS from the coding sequence ATGCGGCGGTTGGCCTGGGCCTTGGCGGTGCTGCTCGGCGTGAGCATTGGTGGCCTGCCCGCGGGAGTCGCGTTGGCCGCACCGGCATATCCGAAGCCGCTGCCAGCACAGTGGTGGTTCGACGCCTGGCAGGTTCGCGAGCTGTTGTGGCCGCGTACCCAGGGCGAAGGGGTGATTGTCGCGGTGCTGGACACCGGCGTCCAGGCCAATCTGCCGGATCTACGCGGAGTGGTGCTTCCCGGCGCGGACGTCACTGGGCATGGCACGGACGGGCGGGTCGACGTGGACACAGAGCCTGATGCCGTCGCCGGGCACGGCACCGCCATGGCGTCGTTGATCGCGTCTCAGGGCGCCGCCACTGGCTTTGTCGGCGTCGCGCCGAAGGCCAGGATTCTTCCGGTGACCACCCACGGCGGTGGGGCGATCGGGGCCTTCAGCAAGGGCATCCGGTGGGCGGTCGACCATGGCGCGCAGGTCATCAACATCTCCCAAGCTGCCAACAGCGAGTGCGTTCCGGAGGTGCAGGAGGCGGTCGGCTACGCGATCGAGCACGACGTGATCGTGGTGGCTGGCGCGGGTAACGTCGGCGACGAGGAGAACTACGCGTCGATGCCGGCGGATTGCGCGGGCGTGGTCGCCGTCGGTGCCGTGGGCGTCGCCGGCGACAAATTCGCACCGTGGTCGAAGACGGAGCGCCAGCCCTACGTGGCGGTCGGTGCGGCCGGAGTGAACACGCCGGGATTGCTCCGCGACGGTGTGGTTCATACCGGCGCGGGCGGCACCAGCAGCGCCTCCGCCTTGACGTCGGGCGTCTTGGCCCTGGCCCGGTCGGCCTACCCGGACATGCCGGCCCGCGAGGTGGTCCGACGCCTGATCGGCAGTTGTCTCGACGTCGCCCCGGACGGTCGGGACGACCAGACCGGCTACGGCATGATCCGGCCCAACCGGGTCCTGACCGGCAACGTGCCGGACGGCGGTCCGAACCCGGTCTTCGCGGCGTACGACAGTTGGAAGGCCGAGCAGGCCGCCTCCGCGTCGGCGGCGCCAGCTCCGGTCGCCGAGCCGGCGCGGAAGTCCGAAGAGCGGATCATCCTCATCGTCGTTGTCGGCGTGGTCGCCCTCGCCGGTCTGCTCGTGCTCGCCGTGTTCGCCGTGGTCCTGCGGCTCCGGCTGCGATCGTGA
- a CDS encoding erythromycin esterase family protein: MTAQVMAGLAAGRELLALGEPTHGEPAFSAVRNEVFPDLVAAGFRSIVLESDRVAGLAVDDYVRGGGSTLDAALAAGFSPGFGALHGNRELVEWLRAHNAGRPPGEQVSFHGFDAPLEMTGAPSPRRYLAQVVGYLGAHLDLHKPADLDGLIGADDRWSDQAAIMDHTRSVGGTPEALRLRAIADDLRTELYANAPRLVAASSLAEWRRADLHADVAARLLGYHAEAAAPALQAVRTSRLLGVRDAWMAHNLLDIRAQEQRRGPTLVFAHNRHLQRQPSTWQLAGMDLEWSSAGSIASALLGDRYAVIIGSLGASAALGLQPALNGTFEAALTEAATGTTVFDRARLTAALAGHTRTDATPEQGYFPLDEPTIAQCDAVLHIPAA, translated from the coding sequence ATGACCGCACAGGTGATGGCTGGGCTGGCCGCCGGCAGGGAGCTGCTGGCGCTGGGCGAGCCGACACACGGCGAGCCGGCCTTCTCGGCGGTCCGCAACGAGGTCTTCCCCGACCTGGTGGCGGCGGGCTTCCGCTCGATCGTCCTGGAGTCCGACCGGGTCGCCGGCCTCGCGGTCGACGACTACGTGCGCGGTGGCGGGTCGACGCTCGACGCCGCGCTGGCCGCCGGGTTCAGCCCCGGCTTCGGGGCGCTGCACGGCAATCGCGAGCTGGTCGAGTGGCTGCGGGCACACAACGCCGGGCGGCCGCCGGGCGAGCAGGTGTCGTTCCACGGCTTCGACGCGCCGCTGGAGATGACCGGTGCGCCCAGCCCGCGGCGCTATCTCGCGCAGGTGGTCGGCTATCTGGGCGCGCACCTCGACCTGCACAAGCCCGCCGACCTCGATGGCCTGATCGGCGCCGACGACCGGTGGAGCGACCAGGCCGCCATCATGGACCACACGCGTTCCGTCGGCGGCACGCCCGAGGCGCTGCGGCTCCGCGCGATCGCCGACGACCTGCGCACCGAGCTCTACGCCAACGCGCCGCGCCTGGTGGCCGCGTCGTCGCTGGCCGAGTGGCGCCGGGCCGACCTGCACGCCGACGTGGCGGCGCGGTTGCTCGGCTACCACGCGGAGGCGGCCGCACCGGCACTTCAGGCGGTGCGCACGTCACGGCTGCTCGGCGTCCGCGACGCCTGGATGGCGCACAACCTGCTCGACATCCGCGCCCAGGAGCAGCGCCGCGGTCCGACACTGGTGTTCGCGCACAACCGCCACCTGCAACGCCAGCCGAGCACCTGGCAGCTAGCCGGCATGGACCTGGAATGGTCGAGCGCCGGCTCGATCGCGTCGGCCCTGCTCGGCGACCGCTACGCGGTCATCATCGGCAGCCTGGGCGCCAGCGCGGCGCTCGGCCTCCAGCCGGCACTCAACGGCACCTTCGAGGCCGCCCTGACCGAGGCCGCCACCGGCACCACCGTGTTCGACCGCGCCCGGCTCACCGCGGCGCTGGCCGGCCACACCCGGACGGATGCGACACCGGAACAGGGCTACTTCCCGCTCGACGAGCCAACCATCGCGCAGTGCGACGCGGTCCTGCACATTCCGGCGGCCTGA